One window of Gemmatimonas sp. UBA7669 genomic DNA carries:
- a CDS encoding endonuclease/exonuclease/phosphatase family protein, translated as MRTTGHPARRRPLIRLALCAVTLLLTGQPVHAQRSPQADSFVVATYNIRHGRGMDGVVDLARTGRAIGALRADVIALQEVDRLVTRSGRVDEPAELGAQLGMSHAFGAFMPYQGGEYGLAILSRFPIRRQRALRLPDGNEPRVALLAEVELPSQRRVLVVNVHFDWVANDSLRYRQVESLAAVLDTVSLPVVLLGDFNDQPGSRTLTRWADRFRTVPKPASDRFTFSSTEPTQEIDHILLAPRSAWTSDTARVVTDPQTSDHRAVVARVRLVERARRGTH; from the coding sequence ATGCGCACCACGGGCCACCCCGCGCGCCGGCGTCCGCTGATTCGCCTCGCGCTCTGTGCGGTCACTTTGTTGCTGACGGGCCAGCCGGTGCATGCGCAGCGTTCACCGCAGGCCGATTCGTTCGTGGTGGCCACATACAACATCCGCCACGGCCGCGGCATGGATGGCGTGGTGGACCTGGCGCGCACAGGCCGTGCGATTGGCGCATTGCGCGCCGACGTGATCGCCCTGCAGGAGGTGGATAGACTGGTGACACGATCGGGGCGTGTTGATGAACCGGCGGAGCTCGGCGCGCAACTTGGCATGTCGCACGCCTTTGGTGCGTTCATGCCCTATCAGGGTGGCGAGTATGGTCTGGCGATCCTTTCGCGTTTCCCGATCAGGCGCCAGCGGGCGTTGCGTCTGCCCGACGGCAACGAGCCCCGTGTGGCGCTGCTGGCCGAGGTGGAGCTGCCTTCGCAGCGCCGTGTGCTGGTGGTAAACGTGCATTTCGACTGGGTGGCCAACGACTCGCTGCGATACCGGCAGGTGGAGTCGCTGGCCGCCGTGCTTGATACGGTCTCGCTACCTGTGGTGCTGCTTGGCGACTTCAACGACCAGCCAGGCTCGCGTACCCTCACGCGATGGGCGGACCGGTTCCGCACGGTGCCCAAGCCTGCCAGCGATCGCTTCACCTTTTCGTCCACTGAACCCACGCAGGAGATCGACCACATCCTGCTCGCGCCGCGTTCGGCCTGGACTTCGGACACGGCCCGCGTGGTGACCGACCCCCAGACCTCGGATCATCGGGCGGTCGTGGCGCGGGTGCGACTGGTGGAACGGGCTCGACGCGGGACTCATTAG
- a CDS encoding GMC family oxidoreductase, whose product MAAYQLAVAGLKVLVLEAGRSYDPVRETPMFKLPREAPLRGAGSREKPFGFYDATVDGGWEVPGEPYTNAPGTDFRWWRARMMGGRTNHWGRISLRMGEYDFKPKTRDGLGADWPLSYQDLAPYYDKTEMLIGVYGGDDDLENTPRSSPGVLQPPPAPRPVEMLVKKHATPLGIPVIPAHLAIMTQRQDANRLPRLLHPGNALAQRVLRQSMLQRQACFYATPCGWGCSIKANFQSTTVLLPPALATGNVDIVPNAMVREVTVGKDGLATGVNYIDKNTRQDRHVKARVVVLAASAAETARILLNSKSTQNPQGVSNSSGLVGKYLMDTVGAGLGGQIPLLENLPPYNNDGASGMHVYIPWWLYKEQIGGKLDFARGYHVEFGGGRGMPGNGSFNFLENQTEGAYGKAYKEAARRYYGSFVWFDGRGEMIPNEDSFCEIDPEVVDQWGIPVLRFHWKWSDHELKQAVHMQKTFAEIITAMGGKVNGTVQTDGSRAIARGGQIIHEVGTCRMGEDPRTSVLNPYCQSWDVKNLFVTDGAPFVSNADKNPTLSILALAWRTTDYILDQMQKREVG is encoded by the coding sequence ATGGCCGCCTATCAATTGGCCGTAGCCGGTCTCAAGGTGCTCGTGCTCGAAGCCGGTCGCAGTTACGACCCGGTGCGCGAGACACCGATGTTCAAGCTGCCGCGTGAGGCACCGCTGCGTGGCGCGGGTTCTCGCGAGAAGCCGTTTGGCTTCTATGACGCCACGGTGGACGGCGGCTGGGAAGTGCCGGGCGAGCCCTACACCAACGCGCCGGGCACGGACTTCCGGTGGTGGCGCGCGCGCATGATGGGTGGCCGCACGAATCACTGGGGCCGCATCTCGCTGCGCATGGGCGAGTACGACTTCAAGCCCAAGACCCGTGACGGACTGGGCGCCGACTGGCCGCTGTCGTATCAGGATCTTGCGCCGTACTACGACAAGACCGAGATGCTCATTGGCGTGTACGGCGGCGACGACGATCTGGAGAACACGCCGCGTTCGTCGCCCGGTGTGCTGCAGCCGCCGCCGGCACCACGTCCGGTGGAGATGCTGGTCAAGAAGCACGCCACGCCGCTTGGCATTCCGGTCATCCCGGCGCATCTGGCCATCATGACGCAGCGTCAGGATGCCAATCGTCTGCCGCGCCTGCTGCATCCGGGCAACGCGCTGGCGCAGCGCGTGCTGCGGCAGTCCATGTTGCAGCGTCAGGCCTGCTTCTATGCCACGCCCTGCGGCTGGGGCTGCAGCATCAAGGCCAACTTCCAGAGCACCACGGTGCTGCTGCCGCCGGCGCTGGCCACGGGCAATGTGGACATCGTGCCCAATGCCATGGTGCGCGAGGTCACGGTGGGCAAGGACGGTCTGGCCACCGGCGTCAACTACATCGACAAGAACACGCGGCAGGATCGTCATGTGAAGGCGCGTGTGGTGGTGCTGGCGGCCAGCGCCGCCGAAACCGCGCGCATTCTGCTCAACAGCAAGTCCACGCAGAATCCGCAGGGCGTGTCCAACTCGAGCGGCTTGGTGGGCAAGTACCTCATGGACACGGTGGGTGCCGGACTGGGTGGGCAGATCCCGCTGCTCGAGAATCTGCCGCCCTACAACAACGACGGCGCCTCGGGCATGCACGTGTACATCCCCTGGTGGCTGTATAAGGAGCAGATCGGCGGCAAGCTCGACTTCGCGCGTGGCTATCACGTGGAGTTCGGCGGCGGGCGCGGCATGCCGGGCAACGGCTCGTTCAACTTCCTCGAGAATCAGACCGAGGGCGCATACGGCAAGGCCTACAAGGAAGCCGCGCGTCGCTACTACGGCTCGTTCGTGTGGTTCGACGGACGCGGCGAGATGATTCCGAACGAGGACAGCTTCTGCGAGATCGACCCCGAGGTGGTGGATCAGTGGGGCATTCCGGTGCTGCGCTTCCACTGGAAGTGGTCGGACCACGAACTCAAACAGGCTGTGCACATGCAGAAGACCTTCGCCGAGATCATCACGGCGATGGGCGGCAAGGTGAACGGCACGGTGCAGACCGACGGCAGTCGCGCGATCGCGCGCGGTGGACAGATCATTCATGAGGTGGGCACCTGCCGCATGGGTGAAGACCCGCGCACGTCGGTGCTCAATCCGTACTGTCAGTCGTGGGACGTGAAGAACCTGTTTGTCACTGACGGCGCGCCGTTTGTGTCCAACGCGGACAAGAATCCGACGCTGAGCATTCTGGCGTTGGCTTGGCGCACCACCGACTACATCCTCGACCAGATGCAGAAGCGGGAGGTAGGCTGA
- a CDS encoding gluconate 2-dehydrogenase subunit 3 family protein, which yields MEENSKLRQPGGREPELQQPSDREPEGQGAAVGDGTVEAPVGLVRRDALKAMAAVASLPILSGLPLADAEAQTAPAAKAGAPASLQPPRAAGGPRGDAWDPDLLRPKKDWPRKLTTSEMATLAALADMIIPADDKSPSASAVGAHHYINEYVSAPGDGSARDLVRVRGGVSWLNLESQQRFGKRFTQLTVAQKTAICDDICYVPKAKQEHKAGARFFSLVRNLVATGFYTTDAGMKDVGYVGNVALPKWDPPSPAVLKALGLE from the coding sequence ATGGAGGAGAACAGCAAACTGCGACAGCCCGGCGGCCGGGAGCCGGAACTCCAGCAGCCGAGTGACCGGGAGCCTGAGGGGCAGGGGGCTGCGGTCGGGGATGGCACCGTTGAAGCACCGGTGGGCTTGGTTCGTCGCGACGCGCTCAAGGCCATGGCCGCCGTGGCGAGTTTGCCGATCCTGTCGGGGCTTCCGTTGGCTGATGCCGAGGCGCAGACGGCGCCCGCTGCGAAGGCCGGCGCGCCCGCATCGCTGCAGCCGCCTCGTGCTGCGGGCGGTCCGCGTGGTGATGCCTGGGATCCGGACCTGCTGCGTCCCAAGAAGGACTGGCCGCGCAAGCTGACCACGAGTGAGATGGCCACACTGGCTGCGCTGGCGGACATGATCATCCCGGCGGATGACAAGTCGCCCAGTGCGTCGGCCGTGGGGGCGCATCACTACATCAACGAGTATGTGAGTGCGCCGGGTGATGGCAGCGCGCGCGATCTGGTGCGCGTGCGTGGCGGGGTGAGTTGGCTCAACCTCGAGAGTCAGCAGCGCTTCGGCAAACGCTTCACGCAGCTCACCGTGGCGCAGAAGACGGCCATTTGCGATGACATCTGCTACGTGCCGAAGGCCAAGCAAGAGCACAAGGCGGGCGCGCGCTTCTTCTCGCTGGTGCGCAACCTCGTGGCCACGGGCTTCTACACCACCGATGCCGGCATGAAGGACGTGGGCTATGTGGGCAACGTGGCGCTGCCCAAGTGGGATCCGCCTTCGCCGGCTGTGCTCAAGGCGTTGGGGCTCGAATGA
- a CDS encoding M20/M25/M40 family metallo-hydrolase: MRYHAAPALPTALLIAALTPFAAQAQRGVPRTNTPSPDAEVYLVPLTVRGDSVRPGVPANLTRRAGYDNQPVFASNSRAVFYTANLGDGHTDIWRLDLSTGLSAPLRRTQPESEYSAAPILGDTAALAVIRVEADSTQRLWRLPLGSGAPSVILPDLKPVGYFAQPDDSTWVTFVLGSPATLQVTRTQRTGGTTPSRILARDIGRSLHRIPGTRFVSFVQKGAQPWHVMRLDVNSNRIDTLVALPEGTEDVTWVDSTTLLTGQNTKLMQWTMGSGTARGTWREIGDFGFAHLARISRLAVSPNRQWLAMVAESQPRTAAAASRSAAATWLDRIDTARVRRAISILAADSMEGRLTGSPGMERAARWLEQEYRAVGLAPAGDSGGYRQHIPLRAAQGPNATGRTRPAPVESWAAWNALPAEQRLRTQNIAGVIRGSDPALRNEVVLVTAHYDHIGIGRAVDGDSINNGADDDASGNVALLEIARALQNGPRPKRTILFISITGEEMGGIGTRWYLQHPLLPLEQTVVDLNIEMIAHPDSIAGGFGRAWLTGYERSTLGDLLTDNGIPLMPDPRPGQSFFTRSDNAAFARIGIPAHSLSSFNLATPYHHPKDEAGTVNVSHMAQVISATAKAVRLLADGDKPAWHPGGRPEARPAR; encoded by the coding sequence ATGCGCTACCACGCTGCCCCGGCCTTGCCGACGGCGCTTCTCATCGCCGCGCTCACACCGTTTGCTGCCCAGGCTCAGCGCGGAGTGCCCCGCACCAACACCCCGTCTCCCGATGCCGAGGTGTATCTGGTGCCACTCACCGTGCGCGGCGACAGTGTGCGCCCGGGGGTGCCCGCCAACCTCACCCGACGCGCCGGCTACGACAATCAGCCCGTCTTCGCGTCCAACAGTCGCGCCGTGTTCTACACCGCCAACCTCGGCGACGGACACACGGACATCTGGCGCCTCGATCTCTCCACCGGCCTCAGCGCGCCACTGCGTCGCACGCAACCCGAAAGCGAGTACTCGGCCGCGCCCATCCTCGGCGACACCGCTGCGCTGGCCGTCATTCGGGTTGAGGCCGATTCCACGCAGCGACTCTGGCGCCTGCCATTGGGGAGTGGCGCACCGTCCGTCATTCTGCCGGACCTCAAGCCCGTCGGCTACTTCGCGCAGCCCGATGACTCCACTTGGGTGACCTTCGTGCTCGGCAGCCCGGCCACGCTGCAGGTCACACGCACGCAGCGCACGGGTGGCACCACACCTTCACGCATTCTCGCGCGCGACATCGGCCGCTCGCTGCATCGCATTCCCGGCACACGTTTCGTGAGCTTCGTGCAGAAGGGCGCTCAGCCTTGGCATGTCATGCGATTGGACGTGAACAGCAATCGCATCGACACCCTGGTGGCCCTGCCCGAGGGCACGGAAGACGTGACCTGGGTGGACAGCACCACGCTGCTCACCGGTCAGAACACGAAGCTGATGCAGTGGACCATGGGCAGCGGGACAGCGCGCGGCACCTGGCGCGAGATTGGCGATTTTGGGTTCGCGCATCTAGCGCGCATCTCGCGATTGGCCGTGAGTCCCAATCGTCAGTGGCTGGCCATGGTGGCCGAATCGCAGCCACGCACGGCGGCTGCGGCCAGCAGGAGCGCCGCCGCCACTTGGTTGGATCGCATCGACACCGCGCGGGTGCGCCGGGCCATCAGCATTCTGGCTGCCGACAGCATGGAAGGCCGCCTCACCGGCTCGCCGGGTATGGAGCGCGCCGCGCGCTGGCTCGAGCAGGAATACCGGGCGGTGGGTCTCGCACCGGCGGGCGATTCCGGCGGCTATCGCCAGCACATCCCGCTGCGCGCGGCCCAGGGTCCCAACGCCACCGGGCGCACGCGTCCGGCGCCGGTGGAATCGTGGGCGGCGTGGAACGCGCTGCCTGCCGAACAGCGGCTACGCACACAGAACATTGCCGGCGTCATTCGTGGCAGCGATCCCGCGCTGCGCAATGAAGTCGTGCTGGTAACCGCGCACTACGATCACATCGGCATTGGACGCGCGGTGGATGGCGATTCCATCAATAATGGCGCCGACGACGATGCCTCCGGCAACGTGGCGTTGCTGGAGATTGCCCGTGCCCTGCAGAACGGGCCGCGGCCCAAGCGTACGATTCTGTTCATTTCCATCACCGGTGAGGAGATGGGCGGCATCGGCACGCGCTGGTATCTGCAGCACCCCCTGCTGCCGCTCGAGCAAACCGTGGTCGATCTCAACATCGAGATGATCGCGCACCCCGACTCCATTGCCGGCGGATTCGGCCGCGCCTGGCTCACGGGCTACGAGCGCTCCACACTGGGCGACCTCCTGACCGACAACGGCATTCCCCTCATGCCCGATCCGCGTCCGGGTCAGAGCTTTTTCACACGCAGCGACAACGCGGCGTTCGCGCGCATCGGCATTCCCGCGCATTCACTGTCCTCGTTCAACCTGGCAACGCCCTATCACCATCCCAAGGATGAAGCGGGCACGGTGAACGTGTCGCATATGGCGCAGGTCATCAGCGCCACTGCCAAGGCGGTGCGCCTCCTCGCTGATGGTGACAAGCCGGCGTGGCATCCGGGTGGACGTCCCGAGGCGCGGCCGGCGCGCTAA
- a CDS encoding S9 family peptidase: MSAVRRAAALLSWIVAPSLLTAQAAPAASQSSRKPLTLSDYTLWRSIDAASLSADGRWVAYGTRLTNVLPADAKPVVRIREVTSGAETEVLHASQPTFTPDGRWLAYLVEPPPPPRGARSNDSSSAGAGIGNQPPTAPPTTPPPAIAPAAGGTPASNRGAPPRRWELRELATGTVRSWQDIQSVAFSQNGTHVLLRRRAAGAANGGAAAASAGGAAAGAGGAAAAARATDVLLHELATGRTTFLGSVAEALFNKTGSSLAYTVDAPVRDGNGLYVVDLASNAIRVLDNDTLRYARLTWNDNGTGLAVLKGREVERMRERDNRLLVLPDVSGDRRVQLESKAVTPGFMISERSPLAFSDDGARVYFGLIPQSPAPDTARRRSTDSIADVDIWRTSDERIQSAQMIQAEQDRNRTFRQAFDVAAGRFVQLSDSTLRDIELPVYGVYAIGRDQRAYQSDYEAASADIYRVDTRTGQRTLLLRKQVLGRHIAGLSPDGRYFLYWRNTRWNAWDLAAGSSRVLGPNAPSFLDMQEDRPGPRPPYGIAGYTRDSSAVVVHHRFDEWLLPLDGSAARNLTNGQGTRDQVVYRWIRTTPVDSSVMRGARVLREVDLSQPVSFSMYGEFTKKSGVARLAGGTLTPLVWADAQFSTPQRAQSAELYLFTRQSYQEFPDLLVADASLANARKVSDVNPQQAQYQWGRRLLFDYVTRRGDKLQGLITLPEDYQPGQRRPTLVTFYEKNSQGLHRYPMPSYITGMGAIPAEATSRGYVTMVPDIAFHGGSSHSDMLDAVEAATKKLIELGYADPKRIGVHGHSYGGEGAAFIGTRSKMFAAVGMGAGVTDLFSDFSQSWGWSYQVQGGSGENGNGYYLSGQGRWGFSPWDKPEVYRFESALTHVPNVSSPFLIMHGTADPTVSFTEGMNFYNALRYNRKEAVMLAYPGEGHGLRGLANRRDLTSRYFDFFDHHLKGAPAPKWMTDGVPFILKDRPAAAAPVIRP; the protein is encoded by the coding sequence ATGTCTGCTGTTCGCCGCGCCGCTGCGTTGTTGTCGTGGATTGTTGCGCCTTCGTTGTTGACGGCACAAGCCGCTCCTGCGGCTTCCCAAAGCTCGCGCAAACCGCTCACGCTGAGTGACTACACGCTCTGGCGCAGCATTGATGCGGCGTCGCTATCGGCAGACGGGCGTTGGGTGGCGTACGGCACGCGGCTCACCAATGTGCTCCCGGCCGATGCGAAGCCCGTTGTGCGCATCCGCGAGGTGACGAGTGGCGCCGAGACCGAGGTGCTGCATGCCTCACAGCCAACGTTCACGCCAGACGGACGGTGGCTGGCCTATCTCGTGGAACCGCCACCACCACCGCGTGGTGCGCGGAGCAACGACAGCAGCAGTGCTGGTGCCGGTATCGGCAATCAGCCTCCGACTGCTCCCCCCACTACTCCGCCGCCTGCCATCGCGCCGGCAGCTGGTGGCACTCCGGCAAGCAACCGCGGCGCACCACCGCGCCGATGGGAGCTGCGTGAGCTGGCCACCGGTACGGTGCGCAGTTGGCAGGATATTCAGTCGGTCGCCTTCTCTCAGAATGGCACCCACGTCCTGCTGCGTCGTCGCGCAGCGGGCGCCGCAAACGGCGGTGCTGCTGCGGCCAGTGCAGGTGGCGCTGCGGCAGGCGCTGGTGGTGCCGCCGCTGCCGCGCGAGCCACCGACGTGCTGCTGCACGAACTCGCCACCGGGCGCACCACATTTCTCGGGTCAGTGGCCGAGGCGCTGTTCAACAAGACCGGATCGTCGCTCGCGTATACGGTCGATGCGCCGGTGCGTGATGGGAATGGCCTCTACGTGGTCGATCTGGCCAGCAACGCCATTCGTGTGCTGGACAACGATACGCTGCGCTACGCGCGACTGACCTGGAATGACAACGGGACCGGGCTCGCCGTGCTCAAGGGACGCGAGGTCGAACGCATGCGGGAGCGCGACAACCGCCTGCTGGTGTTGCCGGATGTCTCAGGTGATCGGCGCGTGCAATTGGAGAGCAAAGCCGTCACACCGGGCTTCATGATCAGCGAACGGTCGCCGCTGGCGTTCAGTGACGACGGTGCCCGTGTGTACTTCGGGCTCATTCCGCAATCCCCCGCGCCGGACACCGCGCGGCGGCGCAGCACCGACTCCATTGCCGACGTGGACATCTGGCGTACCAGCGACGAGCGCATTCAGTCGGCGCAGATGATCCAGGCCGAGCAGGATCGCAATCGCACATTCCGCCAGGCCTTCGATGTTGCCGCCGGCCGCTTCGTGCAGCTCTCCGATAGTACGCTGCGCGACATTGAGCTGCCCGTGTACGGCGTGTACGCCATTGGACGCGACCAACGTGCGTACCAGTCCGACTACGAAGCGGCTTCGGCGGACATCTACCGGGTGGACACGCGGACAGGCCAGCGCACGCTCCTGCTGCGCAAGCAGGTCCTCGGCCGACACATCGCCGGGTTGTCTCCTGATGGTCGGTACTTCCTGTACTGGCGCAACACGCGTTGGAACGCCTGGGACCTGGCGGCGGGCAGCAGCCGTGTGCTGGGCCCCAACGCGCCGAGCTTTCTCGACATGCAGGAGGACAGACCAGGGCCGCGTCCGCCCTACGGCATTGCCGGTTACACGCGCGATTCGAGCGCGGTGGTGGTGCATCACCGATTCGACGAGTGGTTGCTGCCACTTGATGGCAGCGCGGCGCGCAATCTCACCAACGGTCAGGGCACGCGTGATCAGGTGGTGTACCGCTGGATCCGCACCACACCGGTGGACTCGAGTGTCATGCGTGGCGCTCGTGTATTGCGCGAGGTTGACCTTTCGCAGCCGGTGAGCTTCTCGATGTACGGCGAGTTCACGAAGAAGAGTGGCGTGGCCCGTCTTGCCGGTGGCACACTCACCCCGCTGGTGTGGGCCGACGCACAGTTCAGCACCCCGCAGCGCGCGCAGTCCGCTGAGCTGTATCTGTTCACGCGGCAGAGTTATCAGGAGTTTCCCGACTTGCTGGTTGCGGATGCCAGTCTGGCCAATGCGCGCAAGGTGTCGGACGTGAACCCGCAGCAGGCGCAGTACCAGTGGGGACGGCGTCTGCTGTTTGACTACGTCACGCGTCGCGGTGACAAGCTGCAGGGGCTCATTACGCTGCCTGAGGATTATCAGCCGGGGCAGCGTCGACCCACGTTGGTGACGTTCTACGAGAAGAACTCGCAGGGTCTGCATCGCTACCCCATGCCCAGCTACATCACCGGCATGGGCGCCATTCCTGCTGAGGCCACGTCACGTGGCTACGTGACCATGGTGCCCGACATCGCGTTCCATGGCGGCTCGTCGCACAGCGACATGCTGGACGCTGTTGAGGCGGCCACAAAGAAACTCATCGAGCTGGGGTATGCCGATCCCAAGCGCATTGGCGTGCATGGACACAGCTACGGCGGCGAAGGGGCGGCATTCATTGGAACGCGCTCCAAGATGTTTGCCGCCGTGGGCATGGGCGCCGGCGTGACGGATCTGTTCTCCGATTTCAGTCAGAGCTGGGGCTGGAGCTATCAGGTGCAGGGCGGCAGTGGAGAGAACGGCAATGGCTACTACTTGAGCGGTCAGGGCCGCTGGGGCTTCTCGCCATGGGACAAGCCCGAGGTGTATCGCTTCGAGTCCGCGCTGACGCATGTGCCCAACGTGTCGTCGCCGTTTCTCATCATGCATGGCACCGCCGATCCGACGGTGAGCTTCACCGAGGGCATGAACTTCTACAACGCGCTGCGCTACAACCGGAAGGAAGCCGTCATGCTGGCCTATCCGGGTGAAGGCCACGGGCTGCGCGGGCTCGCCAATCGCCGTGACCTGACGTCCCGCTACTTCGATTTCTTCGATCACCATCTCAAGGGCGCGCCGGCACCCAAGTGGATGACGGATGGCGTGCCGTTCATCCTCAAGGATCGTCCGGCCGCGGCGGCGCCGGTGATTCGGCCGTGA